In Balaenoptera acutorostrata chromosome 19, mBalAcu1.1, whole genome shotgun sequence, the following proteins share a genomic window:
- the SERTAD1 gene encoding SERTA domain-containing protein 1, with protein MMLSKGLKRKREEEEEEKEALAVDTWWLDPGHPAVAQAPPAVASSSLFDLSVLKLHHSLRQSEPDLRHLVLVVNTLRRIQASMAPTAALPPVPSPPTAPGIADNLLASSDAALSASMASLLEDLSHIEGLSQAPQPLVDEGPPGRPTGGAPPSLGALDLLGPATGCLLDDGLEGLFEDIDTSMYDSELWAPASEGHKSSPEDGPGKEEAPELDEAELDYLMDVLVGTQALERPPGPGR; from the coding sequence ATGATGCTGAGCAAGGGCCTGAAGCGAaagcgggaggaggaggaggaggagaaagaagcccTGGCAGTCGACACCTGGTGGCTGGATCCTGGCCACCCAGCAGTGGCACAGGCACCCCCAGCCGTGGCCTCCAGTTCCCTCTTTGACCTTTCAGTGCTCAAGCTGCACCACAGCCTGCGGCAGAGTGAACCGGACCTGCGGCACCTGGTGCTGGTAGTGAACACACTGCGGCGAATTCAGGCGTCCATGGCACCCACAGCTGCCCTGCCACCTGTGCCCAGCCCGCCTACAGCCCCAGGCATAGCTGACAACCTGCTGGCCAGCTCTGATGCCGCCCTCTCAGCCTCCATGGCCAGCCTTCTGGAGGACCTCAGCCATATTGAGGGCCTGAGccaggctccccagcccctggtagaTGAGGGGCCACCAGGCCGCCCCACTGGGGGAGCCCCACCCAGCTTGGGTGCCTTGGACCTGCTCGGCCCAGCCACTGGATGTCTGCTGGACGATGGGCTTGAGGGCCTGTTTGAGGACATTGACACATCCATGTATGACAGTGAACTTTGGGCACCAGCCTCTGAGGGCCACAAATCTAGCCCTGAGGACGGGCCAGGCAAGGAGGAAGCTCCAGAGCTGGACGAGGCCGAACTGGACTACCTCATGGATGTGCTGGTGGGCACACAGGCACTGGAGCGGCCACCAGGGCCAGGGCGCTGA
- the SERTAD3 gene encoding SERTA domain-containing protein 3 yields MVGGLKRKHSDLEEEEEDEKWNWGPAGLRSYQQALLRISLDKVQRSLGPRAPSLRRHVLIHNTLQQLQAALCLTPAPALPPEPLFLGEEDFSLSATIGSILRELETSMDETEPPQNPVAPPGPQNEVLPQPDPVFLEALSSRYLGDSGLDDFFLDIDTSAVEKEPSLAPPEPPHNLFCAPGSWEWNELDHIMEIILGS; encoded by the coding sequence ATGGTAGGAGGCTTGAAGAGGAAACACTCAgatctggaggaggaagaggaggatgagaaGTGGAACTGGGGTCCAGCAGGCCTGCGGAGCTACCAGCAAGCCCTGCTCCGTATCTCCCTAGACAAAGTCCAACGAAGCCTGGGCCCCCGAGCACCCAGCCTTCGCAGGCATGTCCTCATCCACAATACCCTCCAGCAGCTCCAAGCTGCGCTTTGCCTGACTCCtgcacctgccctgcccccagagcCCCTCTTCCTGGGCGAGGAGGACTTCTCCCTGTCGGCCACCATCGGCTCTATTCTGAGGGAGCTGGAGACCTCCATGGATGAGACTGAGCCCCCTCAGAATCCAGTGGCTCCCCCGGGCCCCCAGAATGAAGTGCTGCCCCAGCCCGATCCAGTCTTCTTAGAAGCTCTGAGCTCCCGGTACCTGGGGGACTCTGGCCTGGATGACTTCTTCCTGGACATTGACACATCTGCAGTGGAGAAGGAGCCTTCCCTGGCCCCACCAGAGCCTCCTCACAACCTTTTCTGTGCCCCAGGGTCCTGGGAGTGGAATGAACTAGATCACATCATGGAAATCATTCTGGGATCCTAA